A portion of the Citrobacter rodentium NBRC 105723 = DSM 16636 genome contains these proteins:
- the phoH gene encoding phosphate starvation-inducible protein PhoH, protein MGRQKAVIKARREAKRVLRRDSRSHKQREEESVTSLVQMSGVEAIGMARDSRDTTPIVARNEAQSHYLNAIESKQLIFATGEAGCGKTWISAAKAAEALIHKDVDRIIVTRPVLQADEDLGFLPGDVAEKFAPYFRPVYDVLVKRLGASFMQYCLRPEIGKVEIAPFAYMRGRTFENAVVILDEAQNVTAAQMKMFLTRLGENVTVIVNGDITQCDLPSHVQSGLSDALARFSEDEMVGIVRFGKDDCVRSALCQRTLNAYS, encoded by the coding sequence ATGGGAAGACAAAAAGCAGTGATCAAAGCTCGTCGTGAAGCAAAACGTGTGCTGAGACGCGATTCGCGCAGTCATAAGCAGCGTGAAGAAGAGTCGGTCACCTCGCTTGTGCAGATGAGCGGTGTAGAAGCCATCGGCATGGCGCGCGACAGCCGCGATACCACGCCGATCGTGGCGCGTAATGAGGCTCAGTCGCACTACCTGAATGCTATCGAGAGTAAACAACTGATTTTCGCCACGGGCGAAGCCGGGTGCGGGAAAACCTGGATCAGTGCGGCAAAAGCGGCAGAGGCCCTGATACATAAGGATGTAGACAGGATCATCGTCACCCGTCCCGTTCTGCAGGCCGATGAAGATCTTGGCTTCTTGCCTGGAGACGTAGCGGAGAAGTTTGCTCCCTATTTCCGGCCCGTGTATGACGTGCTGGTTAAACGGCTGGGAGCTTCTTTTATGCAATATTGCCTGCGCCCTGAAATCGGTAAGGTGGAAATCGCGCCGTTCGCCTATATGCGCGGACGTACATTTGAAAATGCAGTGGTCATTCTTGACGAGGCTCAGAACGTCACTGCCGCGCAGATGAAGATGTTTTTAACTCGCCTCGGGGAGAACGTCACGGTTATCGTCAACGGGGATATCACCCAGTGTGATTTACCGTCTCACGTTCAGTCAGGGTTAAGCGATGCGCTGGCCCGCTTTAGCGAAGACGAGATGGTGGGGATTGTTCGCTTCGGCAAAGACGATTGCGTTCGCTCGGCGCTCTGCCAGCGCACGCTTAATGCGTACAGTTGA
- a CDS encoding type III secretion system effector arginine glycosyltransferase NleB: MLSPLNVLQFNFRGETALSDSAPLQTVSFAGKDYSMEPIDEKTPILFQWFEARPERYGKGEVPILNTKEHPYLSNIINAAKIENERVIGVLVDGDFTYEQRKEFLSLEDEHQNIKIIYRENVDFSMYDKKLSDIYLENIHEQESYPASERDNYLLGLLREELKNIPYGKDSLIESYAEKRGHTWFDFFRNLAVLKGGGLFTETGKTGCHNISPCGGCIYLDADMIITDKLGVLYAPDGIAVYVDCNDNRKSLENGAIVVNRSNHPALLAGLDIMKSKVDAHPYYDGVGKGLKRHFNYSSLQDYNVFCNFIEFKHKNIIPNTSMYTNSSW; this comes from the coding sequence ATGTTATCTCCATTAAATGTTCTTCAATTTAATTTCAGAGGAGAGACCGCTTTATCAGATAGTGCTCCTCTCCAGACTGTTTCCTTTGCTGGAAAAGATTATTCTATGGAACCCATTGATGAAAAAACACCCATTCTTTTTCAGTGGTTTGAAGCAAGGCCAGAGCGATACGGAAAAGGTGAAGTACCGATATTGAATACCAAAGAGCATCCGTATTTGAGCAATATTATAAATGCTGCAAAAATAGAAAATGAGCGCGTAATAGGAGTACTGGTAGACGGAGACTTTACTTATGAGCAAAGAAAAGAATTTCTCAGTCTTGAAGATGAACATCAAAATATAAAGATAATATATCGGGAAAATGTTGATTTCAGTATGTATGATAAAAAACTGTCTGATATTTATCTTGAAAATATTCATGAACAAGAATCATATCCAGCGAGTGAGAGAGATAATTATCTGTTGGGATTGTTAAGAGAAGAGTTAAAAAATATTCCATACGGAAAGGACTCTTTGATTGAATCATATGCAGAAAAAAGAGGTCATACTTGGTTTGATTTTTTTAGAAACTTGGCGGTATTGAAGGGGGGGGGGTTGTTTACAGAGACGGGTAAAACTGGATGCCATAACATATCTCCATGTGGGGGATGTATATATCTTGATGCAGATATGATTATTACTGATAAATTAGGTGTCCTGTATGCTCCTGATGGTATCGCTGTGTATGTGGATTGTAATGATAATAGAAAAAGTCTTGAAAATGGTGCAATAGTTGTCAATCGTAGTAATCATCCAGCATTACTTGCTGGCCTTGATATTATGAAGAGTAAAGTTGATGCGCATCCATATTATGATGGTGTTGGAAAGGGACTCAAGCGGCATTTTAACTATTCATCATTACAGGATTATAATGTTTTTTGTAATTTTATTGAGTTTAAGCATAAAAATATTATACCGAACACCAGTATGTATACCAACAGTTCATGGTAA
- a CDS encoding ShET2/EspL2 family type III secretion system effector toxin, whose amino-acid sequence MPVVNNTEYFSKNNQPYLSKKRDASINLNGQISDNNGKIIWCRHIASYWSDFFCSNSGKIDYKTFSSAQLLSKSIVINENTGTNNINGDVYFVENESWGRVIYNIFLQMEKENKACLSLGIHSPGHQMALGMKIKKDKEDKFVINFYDPNQTATHQRVFFCAKNIIDARKLTAYDFLSEPCLKCYGLKEEILSLFVDRTTSIENNNVSIKKLPDNPLQSVVVNFAMGAGLSEVIKNVYNDTRFVELTKSQMETLCEAKNVNGDPGLLLALQNGNENAIDEYGILIKKSNINKEKLTHILSARTLDRAIPGLYQALQNGHAQAIKNYGKLVLDVIDKNRDLEYLFSAFKCEPHAPNKYTPGLFAAFKNSHSDAIQAYCDVLKNSNLTKSDIIRILEARNYDGVPGLLLAYQSGDINTIQVFFDSLILLDIPKDVIEELLTAKYYDFTGLSLAITHGHAQVVQLYGKLFKKLDTSPCRMSSILALAINCERDNVNVIIGGEYKLNKAVKEYIDLLKEFDIYPERLTEHLSEFSSRHLLDVYGYYSNEYNN is encoded by the coding sequence ATGCCAGTAGTAAATAATACTGAATACTTTTCAAAAAACAATCAACCTTATTTATCAAAAAAGAGAGATGCCAGTATTAATTTAAATGGGCAGATTAGTGATAATAATGGGAAGATTATATGGTGCCGGCATATAGCGTCATATTGGAGTGATTTTTTTTGCAGTAATTCAGGTAAGATAGATTATAAAACATTTTCCTCCGCTCAATTATTAAGTAAATCTATTGTCATTAACGAAAATACCGGAACAAATAATATCAATGGCGATGTGTATTTTGTAGAGAATGAATCATGGGGGAGAGTTATCTATAACATTTTCCTTCAAATGGAGAAAGAAAACAAAGCTTGTTTGTCATTGGGAATTCATTCTCCCGGACATCAAATGGCCTTGGGGATGAAGATAAAAAAAGATAAAGAGGATAAGTTTGTTATTAATTTCTATGATCCCAACCAGACTGCGACTCATCAACGCGTATTTTTTTGTGCTAAAAATATTATAGATGCAAGAAAGTTGACTGCTTATGATTTTCTTAGTGAACCGTGTCTGAAATGTTATGGCCTAAAAGAAGAAATACTGTCACTTTTTGTGGATAGAACAACATCAATTGAAAATAATAATGTGTCTATAAAAAAATTACCCGATAATCCTCTCCAGAGTGTTGTGGTTAATTTTGCTATGGGAGCAGGACTAAGCGAGGTAATCAAAAATGTATATAACGATACACGATTTGTAGAGCTTACCAAATCACAGATGGAAACGTTGTGTGAAGCGAAAAACGTTAATGGTGATCCCGGATTACTTCTGGCTCTACAAAATGGAAATGAAAATGCAATTGATGAGTATGGAATCTTAATAAAAAAATCCAATATTAATAAAGAAAAACTAACACACATATTATCTGCCAGAACTTTAGATAGAGCGATACCTGGTTTATATCAGGCTCTTCAAAATGGACATGCACAAGCTATTAAAAATTATGGTAAATTAGTTCTGGATGTTATTGATAAAAATAGGGATTTAGAGTATTTGTTTTCAGCATTTAAATGTGAGCCTCATGCTCCTAATAAATATACCCCAGGATTGTTTGCCGCATTTAAAAATAGTCACTCTGACGCAATACAAGCTTATTGTGATGTACTTAAAAATAGTAATCTGACAAAAAGTGATATAATCAGGATACTTGAGGCAAGAAATTATGACGGGGTACCGGGATTACTTCTTGCATATCAAAGTGGAGACATCAATACGATTCAGGTTTTTTTTGATTCACTAATTTTGTTAGATATTCCAAAGGATGTTATCGAAGAATTATTGACTGCAAAATATTATGATTTTACTGGTTTATCATTAGCGATCACTCATGGGCATGCTCAAGTTGTTCAATTATACGGTAAGTTATTTAAAAAACTTGATACAAGTCCATGTAGGATGTCAAGCATTCTAGCATTAGCAATTAATTGTGAAAGAGATAACGTAAATGTAATTATCGGTGGTGAATATAAGTTAAATAAGGCTGTAAAGGAATATATAGATCTTTTAAAAGAATTTGATATATATCCAGAAAGGCTAACAGAACACTTAAGCGAGTTTAGCAGCAGACACCTCCTTGATGTTTATGGGTATTACTCTAATGAATATAACAATTAA
- the efeO gene encoding iron uptake system protein EfeO has product MTNNFRRSALLPGMAALFASALTAHAADIPKVNVTVTDKQCEPMTLTVNAGKTQFIIQNHSQKALEWEILKGVMVVEERENIAPGFSQKMTASLQPGEYEMTCGLLSNLKGKLIVKGSSTADADKSDALLSLGSAITDYKKYVTAETAQLVAGTKAFTDAVKAGDIEKAKSLYAPTRQHYERIEPIAELFSDLDGSIDAREDDYEQKAADPKFTGFHRLEKALFGDNSVEGMEKYADQLYADVQDLQKRISELAFPPSKVVGGAAGLIEEVAASKISGEEDRYSHTDLWDFQANVDGAQKIVNLLRPQLQKANAELLVKVDANFKKVDVILAKYRTQDGFETYDKLTDADRNALKGPITALAEDLAQLRGVLGLD; this is encoded by the coding sequence ATGACGAATAACTTCCGCCGTAGTGCGCTGCTGCCTGGCATGGCTGCGCTGTTTGCTTCCGCATTGACGGCTCACGCCGCCGATATACCAAAGGTTAACGTTACGGTAACCGATAAACAGTGCGAACCGATGACCCTCACGGTGAACGCCGGTAAGACGCAATTTATTATTCAGAACCACAGCCAGAAAGCGCTGGAGTGGGAAATACTTAAAGGGGTGATGGTGGTTGAGGAGCGAGAAAATATCGCCCCCGGCTTCAGCCAGAAAATGACCGCCAGCCTGCAGCCTGGCGAATATGAGATGACCTGCGGCCTGCTGTCCAACCTGAAAGGGAAGCTGATTGTGAAAGGTTCATCGACAGCGGATGCCGACAAGAGCGACGCGTTACTGAGTCTGGGTAGCGCCATTACCGACTACAAAAAGTATGTCACTGCCGAAACCGCGCAGCTGGTTGCCGGGACCAAAGCCTTTACCGACGCGGTGAAGGCGGGTGATATCGAAAAAGCGAAATCCCTCTACGCGCCGACGCGCCAGCACTATGAGCGCATTGAGCCGATTGCCGAGCTGTTCTCCGATCTCGACGGCAGTATTGATGCCCGCGAAGATGACTACGAACAAAAAGCCGCCGATCCGAAATTTACCGGCTTCCACCGCCTGGAGAAGGCGCTTTTCGGCGATAACAGCGTCGAAGGGATGGAAAAGTATGCTGACCAGCTGTACGCAGACGTACAGGATTTGCAAAAACGCATTAGCGAGCTGGCCTTCCCGCCGTCAAAAGTGGTGGGCGGAGCCGCCGGGCTGATCGAAGAAGTCGCCGCCAGCAAAATCAGCGGCGAAGAAGATCGCTACAGCCATACCGATTTGTGGGATTTTCAGGCCAACGTTGACGGCGCGCAGAAAATTGTCAATCTGCTGCGCCCGCAGTTGCAGAAAGCGAATGCGGAGCTGCTGGTGAAGGTCGATGCCAACTTTAAAAAAGTGGATGTTATCCTCGCCAAATACCGTACTCAGGACGGCTTTGAAACCTACGATAAGCTGACTGATGCTGACCGTAATGCGCTGAAAGGCCCGATTACCGCGCTGGCGGAAGATCTGGCGCAGCTACGCGGCGTGCTGGGACTGGATTAA
- the efeB gene encoding iron uptake transporter deferrochelatase/peroxidase subunit — MQYDDQHGVSEPSRRRLLKGIGALALAGSCPVAHARTPQSAPGTLSPDARGETQPFYGAHQAGILTPQQASMMLVAFDVLASDRADLERLFRLLTTRMAFLTAGGPAPETPNPRLPPMDSGILGAYIAPDNLTMTLSVGHSLFDERFGLQAQRPKALQKMTRFPNDSLDAALCHGDLLLQICANTQDTVIHALRDIIKHTPDLLSVRWKREGFISDHAARSKGKETPVNLLGFKDGTANPDSRNEKLMQAVVWVTPEQDEPAWTTGGSYQAVRVIQFRVEFWDRTPLKEQQTIFGRDKQTGAPLGMQHEHDEPDYASDPDGNVIALDSHIRLANPRTPQTQSSLMMRRGYSYSLGVTGSGQLDMGLLFVCYQHDLEKGFLTVQKRLNGEALEEYVKPIGGGYFFALPGVKDANHYLGQSLLEA, encoded by the coding sequence ATGCAGTACGATGATCAACACGGCGTGAGCGAACCGTCACGCCGACGTTTACTGAAAGGGATTGGCGCGCTGGCGCTGGCTGGCAGCTGTCCGGTTGCCCATGCGCGCACCCCGCAAAGCGCGCCGGGCACCCTGTCTCCCGACGCGCGTGGTGAAACGCAGCCTTTTTATGGTGCGCATCAGGCCGGGATCCTGACGCCGCAACAGGCGTCAATGATGCTGGTGGCTTTTGACGTTCTGGCAAGCGACAGGGCCGATCTTGAACGCTTATTCCGTTTGCTGACGACGCGCATGGCCTTTCTGACGGCAGGTGGACCGGCGCCGGAAACGCCGAATCCGCGCCTGCCGCCGATGGACTCCGGTATCCTCGGGGCCTACATCGCGCCGGATAACCTGACCATGACCCTGTCGGTTGGTCATTCATTATTTGATGAGCGTTTCGGTTTGCAGGCGCAGCGGCCAAAGGCGCTACAAAAAATGACCCGCTTTCCAAATGACTCGCTGGATGCGGCGCTTTGTCATGGCGACCTGCTGTTACAAATTTGCGCCAATACTCAGGATACGGTGATTCATGCCCTGCGCGATATCATCAAGCATACGCCGGACCTGCTGAGCGTACGCTGGAAGCGGGAAGGATTTATTTCCGATCACGCGGCGCGCAGCAAGGGTAAGGAGACGCCCGTTAATTTGCTCGGCTTTAAAGACGGCACGGCGAATCCCGACAGCCGTAACGAAAAGCTGATGCAGGCGGTCGTTTGGGTGACGCCGGAGCAGGACGAACCGGCCTGGACGACAGGCGGAAGCTATCAGGCGGTGCGGGTGATTCAGTTTCGCGTTGAGTTCTGGGACCGGACGCCGCTTAAAGAACAACAAACCATTTTCGGACGCGATAAGCAGACCGGCGCGCCGCTGGGTATGCAGCATGAGCACGACGAGCCGGATTACGCCAGCGACCCTGACGGCAACGTGATTGCGCTGGACAGCCACATCCGTCTCGCCAATCCGCGCACCCCGCAAACGCAGTCCAGCCTGATGATGCGCCGGGGATATAGCTATTCGCTTGGCGTGACCGGTTCCGGCCAGCTCGATATGGGGCTGCTGTTCGTCTGTTATCAGCACGATCTGGAAAAAGGTTTTCTGACGGTACAGAAGCGGCTGAACGGTGAAGCGCTTGAGGAGTATGTCAAACCGATTGGCGGCGGCTATTTCTTTGCGTTACCCGGCGTAAAAGATGCGAACCATTACCTCGGGCAGTCTCTGCTGGAGGCGTGA